tgcttcgagagttcaaggatatcttcgcctggtcatatcaggatatgcctggattgagtactgacattgtggtacatcatcttccgataagacaggattgtaagccagtccaatagaagttgcgaagaatgaggccagatattgttttgaaaataaaggacgaagtcaagaagcagtttgatgcGGGATTCTTGCAAGAAGTAAAGTACTCCGAATGGAtagctaacattgtgcctgtTCCCAAGAAGGATGGAAAAGtatgaatgtgtgttgattacagagacttGAATAaagcaagcccaaaggataattttcctttaccccacattgacactttagtagataacacagcgggatattcattgttctcccttatggatggtttctcaagatacaaccagataaagatgcatccagaggacatggataaaaccacctttataaccttgtggggcaccttttgctataaagtaatgccatttggactaaaaaatACAGGAGCAACGTACCAAagggccatggtgaacttgttccacgacatgatgcataaggatattgaggtatacgtcgatgatatgattgccaagtcccGTACGGAAAAAGAGCATATTGAGGTCTTAAGAAGATTGTTTgtaaggttgagaaaatttcagttgaagctcaatccagcaaagtgtacctttggagccagatCTGGAAAGTTGTTAGggttcgtagtcagtgaaaaaggaattgaagtcgactcagacaaggtcagagccatacgagaattacctccaccacgtactcaaaaagaagctcgaggattcctaggaaggttgaattacattgctcggttcatttcacaactaatcgagaaatgtgatcctatctttcgcctcctcagaaagcacaatcaaggtatttgggatggggaatgccagaatgcttttaaaaaggtcaagcagtatttgttgaatgctccggtattgcctccacctagcccagataaaccattaatactgtacttatcagtgttcagtaattctatgggatgtgtgcttggccagcatgatgagtcagggaaaaaggagaaggcaatttattatctcagtaagaagttcactaactgtgagatgagatattcaccaatcgaaaagttgtgttgtgcgctGATTTCAACAACttggagattaagacagtacatgctatactataccacttggctcatctcaaaacttgatccgttgaaatacatgatggagtcaacagctctaaatgggagaatggtgagatggcaaattttactttcggAGTTTGATATAatctacataagtcagaaggctataaaaggaagtgcggtagcagacttcttggctagtagggctctagaggattatgagccactaaacttcgattttccaaatgaggagttaatgtgtatagcaatgactgaaaattcttcttggaggcacaattttgatggggcttctaatgcagtcgtTAATAAAATTGGGGCAGTCTTCGTATCTCCGAATGGCGATCATTATCCTTTTATGTacaagttggactttgattgcacaaacaatatggctgaatatgaagcatgcatcatgggacttcaagcagctatagagcgaggtataaaaacttTAGAAGTATATGTGGATTCGGCGTTGGTtatttatcagcttagaggtgaatgggagacaagggaccctaaattgattagttatcgaaaggtagttttagggttacttgaggaatttgatagcatcaccttcaattatctcccacgagacaaaaatcagatgacagatgctttagcaaccttggcctcaatgatcaaggcaaataaagaagaagaaatgaagccaattcaaatgagtgtttacgaggctccagctcattgttgtaacattgagaggGAGGGAAATGACAATAACccctggtatcaagatatattacgatatgtgagagatcgtgaATACCCTGAACAAACCagtgaaaatgacaaacgaaccttgaggaggttagcttgcgactatgttttagacggagatatcctgtacaaaagatgaaaagaccaagtacttttgagatgtgtcgatgctgtggaagctaagtTTATTCTAGAAGAAGTTCACGAAGGTGTATGcgggacgcatgcaaatgggttcacgatggtaaggcaaatcatgaggtttggctattattgggccactatggaaggggattgcatcagttacaccaagaaatgccataagtgctagatttatggggataaaattcatgtaccatcttcacctttgcatgttatgacttctctatggcccttttccatgtggggcatggatgttattggaccaatatcaccgagaGCTTCGAATAGACATCGGTTTATCTTTGTAGTAATTGACTACTTCAtaaaatgggtagaggctgcttcttatgcgaatgttactaagtcagctgtgagtcgattcttgaagaaagagatcatttgtcggtatggaatacctgagaagatcatatccgacaatgcattgaacctaaacaacaaaacgatagtagaagtttgcgaccagttcaagattaagcatcacaattcttccccctatcgtccaaaaatgaatggggcggtAGAAGCtgccaacaagaacattaagaaaatagtggggaagatgactgagacctatagagtTTGGTatgagaagttaccgtttgcactcctggcctatcgaacatctgtcagaacctctactggggcaactccattctcgttagtttacgggatggaagcagtattacctattgaagtagaaataccttctcttcgaattttgacagaagtaaagttagatgaagctgagtgggttcaatcccggtatgaccagttaaacttgattgaagaaaagaggctaaaagccattcgacatggtcagatgtatcagaagcgaatgatgcaagcttatgacaagaaagttcgaccaagagaatTTCATGAGGGAAACCTTGTActaaaaaagatccttcctattcaaaaggattttagaggaaaatggatgccgaattgggaagggccgtatgttgtgaagaaagctttctccggtggtgcattgatcttagcaGAAATGGATAGGAAAAGTTCACCTAAtccagtgaactcggactcagttagaaaatactttgtctaaagaagaagagaatctaaggtgaaaacccgcaaagggcgccttaaaaaaaaaatcaaaaacagagaggccaaggtgaaaacccgcaaaaggcaccttgtgaccaaaaggtttttgagttgaaaacctgtaagggcagctcaaattttgaagagtacacaATGATCTTGTTACAAAGAGCGAAGAATGCTACAAACTGGGGCATCAACAGAGTActtgggatcttttaaacacattttgaactcaagaaagacttcatggagctggtgtataggcacTCAAACGGTGATATCTGGAGGATCTAACTTTTATCTTGTTTtccatctttagattctattccTTCCTATTgtcagggaacaaatcgaagaaatagatttggcgtctctgtagtagACGGGGggtagatcaaagatagcagatatcgccttcctgagttacagtgaagcagatcaaagatttcagcatggcatccctgtgcttatagggaacaagttgaagatagcagatatggcatccctgtgcttatagggaacagatcgaatatagcagatctgacattcctgtgcttagagtgaagcagatcgaagatttcgcatgccatccctgtgcttatagggaacaagttgaaaatagcagatttggcatccttatgcttatagggaacagatcgaagatagcagatctgacattcctgtgcttacagtaaagcagatcaaagatttcagcatggcatccctgtgcttatagggaacaagttgaatatagcagatttggcatccctgtgcttatagggaacagatcgaagatagcagatctgacattcatgtgcttacagtgaagcagatcaaagatttcagcatggcatccctatgtttatagggaacaagttgaagatagcagatttgacatccctatgtttataggaacaagttgaagacagcagatttggcatccctgtgtttatagggaacagatcgaagaagcAGATCGAAGAAGCAGATCGAAGAACTCAAAACTCGGCAAGCCCGAGCAAAATTGGGTATTTTTAGTCTTTTCTCTATTCCTGTTAACACAACAATGAccaaagaggggcagctatagAACCCataaataaaccaaattttgaaaaaaaataaaaaaatcaaaatgcccattaaaagtccatttacaaacaAAGCTACCAAcccaattacaacccaaaaattaaaacttaaaagaaGCCTAAAAGCTtagaaaccctagcccacaacctatTTTTAGAAATTAGAAACCCTAGCCGCAAGCCTCAACCACCCACTTCCAACCACAACCAAGTGGCACATGCCTCCACCACCGTTTGACTGCcatacaagaagaagaaaagatagcaaatatatataataaagtttgtaaatggctataaaagccatactAGAACCGATTGTAAAGGAGAGGGGGGATCGATGGTGTTTTGAGGAAGAATCGATTGTATTTTGGGGAGAGAAGAGATTGTATTAGAGGGGGTTGTATTACAGAGACTTTTGGGAGAAATCAAAAGGAGAAAACAAGTTCAAAAGGTGTttgtccttatttttatttttttgatctTCTTTCTATTCATTCgttttatctattttacaaatatttttaacaaagaaaaaaacttgtaaaaaatataaaaaaaagggaaagaaggaAGGATCTTACCGGTGTTCTGTTTTCCAACATCGTGGACGACCGAGGAAGCCACCGCCGAGGATCGGTGGCCGAAAACCGAATGGATTCTTGAGTTCTAGGGTGCTTCTCATTAATTTTTGAAGGTTTTTAGGTCATTTTAACCCAAAATCCGGGCTCTACTCGAGAAGAGAAGCGAAAAAGGGCCTCGAAAGATTTTTTACCACCGTGGATCATGGCGCCGCCGTCGGTGGCAAATGACCAGCGTGTGATTTGTTGATGGCTTGGTCGATGACCGAGGAGGGAAGGTTGAGAGAGTTGAGAGCCTTctctctattttgaaaaatgaatgtaGGGTGGTAAGGTGGTGTTTTAActctttttttgttgtttttttccttaaaaaaggttttttatgataaaaaaaaagaaaataaagtatggttttaattaataataaaaacaaaatagtatggggaatggttttaattaatgataaaaataaaataatatgggggaatagttttaattaataataaaacaaaatagtatgggggagtagttttaattaataataaaacaaagtagcATGGGGGGAGTGGAATCAACTTTTTTGCTTAAGACCAtgcatgttacctttaattaggTAATTTGCGCAATTAGTCCCCTCCTTTGTGCTAACCTTCAATCGGGCcatatttaagttttatattattttaaattggccctgCAGTTTGTGTGCTATTTCAATTTGCCCCCTTTATGCGGTATTTTAAGATTTGGGGCATTTTAATTTTAGATCTCgaacatttatcataattaattttagcccaaaattgcatttcaataatttgttttacttgtaagttatctcttgaattttgtttcttctctcaattaagtttcagttattcttttagaataaacatgtttctatatattattttgatttcatacttttgtaattattatttttctctttctttttttcacgtgcatactgtttatatgaaatacctttatattattattactactatatgtaatatttataatattactaatagtttttttacattattatgtatataccatgtaaatattttaatattatattatgtatacattatatatatatatatatatatctcttttaatattgtatttttattgttttgcatatgccctaatattatatcatttatatatttttttatttcccatattatcttactttatatatttttaactatatcatgtatatgctactactatatatctatttatgcagtattattaatagttgtttctaatagtatgattatttctaaaatgtatatattatgtatttaccttcaatattatatatcgtatatttctaatactattacgttattactactattacactattattatattttacccattactctttaaatacacttattttaccttttactcttcactcactatatatattgtttacttatctatatattcacttacatatatataagttcacacatcattccaaaatttttatttgtattattactattaatattattattatcttcactatactatcattctttagtcttacataatgattgtttatttattactagttttttttaatctcgaatatttcctagcttattttttattatctttttattcgttttattcatttatttgttacctcgaaataagatttttttgcaaataaggcaatgcttggtgtttggataTTTCgaggaagtagtgccctaacttattgggttgccacttttctcgttgaattcgaataattaagtacccttctaagttttttagaggttttctaaatgcaagccactatcttggaatttcaaagcaatgtcctaacttattggatatagcgttttgctatttcgagataggaatttcaaaaaagggataacttaatgtcaatactttgatGCTAGTAAATctcaattttcaaagttaaaatattttaaagaggactacatcttaaatttttttttctttcgaaattaaagacatttgataatcaattaggcaCCAATTTTTGGGctttacgagggtgctaatccttcctcgtacgtaaccgactcccgaacccgttcttttatttcgtggaccaaaactaatgattttaaaacaaaatgttttaaaggtgatccaatcacacctaaaaagattggtgacgactcccgttttcgttttttaaaatcgattcccattttccaaaactcgatatgaaaatggtttcgacacctgCTATTCAAATTTTCTATACTAAAAAGATTGGcgacgactcccgttttcgttttttaaaatcgattcccattttctaaAACTTGatatgaaaatggtttcgacacctgCTATTCaaattttctatcttttttatttcaattttcccTCTacccatttgaaaattttcttctttcctttaCTTTTTTCtcggaaaatttttaaaagaaaagataaaccccagattttttttcttaaattttgaaaaaaaccaAAGGTTTTTATAACAACAAACAGATCAAAGAAAAGAAGGCAAAAAATTTAAGGGATTGTAAAAAGATTCTTTTtttaagagaaaaagaaaaaaagtaatgTTTATATATAACAACTGTTTTCTTAAatggaaatggaaaaagaaaatatgTGACCAAAATTAGGGTGAAATCTTGAAAGGGGACAGATTAGATACTATATCTAGCAATTATCCAACAATGGAAACTCTATTTATTAtaggtttagttttttttttctatttttcataatttctctaCTTTTTTACTCTGCTGTTTTTGGCATTTCAACTCAAAATGGATTTTATTTTTGCTTTGggtttcttttttttaatattaaaagtggctttttaattatttatatattattaatgtgTTTTAACAATTTTTGTTAGtgaacattaattttttttttaaattacaataGAAGGACAAAGCCTTAACAATAACATGACTAGAACATGACTAAAGTGATTTAAATTTAAGCCGCACCTGAGACACTGAATACAAATATTTCACAAGGACATATAACACGTGTTTTTCAAATTCatggctaaaataataaaaaaaacctctttattttattgtattcaaataataaaaaaattatagttttagtCGTACTGGCCGGTGCCGTTGTTCTAGTGTTATAGCGTAACAAACAACACCCTTTTCCATACTAATGAAAATTTTGGTTTGTACAGTTTACATTGGCTAGAACATGGTACACCCACTGCTGcatgaataatattaaaaatataaattttttataaaattctagaacgacatatttttatatgttaattccatgtttattttgagtatcaTCCTAttaatttgggttattttatggtctttttatcttttaaggactaaatttaagacaaaagaaaatttaaaggcaaaaaatgcgaatttaaagataaaatgggccaacatgTAACATAAGGAAAAAgatggtgccaaaaatgcaagtaTGGAAGATACATGGGTGAAGTCAGAAAATTTTTTTTGAGGGccagatgaaattttaattttttatagtttatatttttataatttgtgtaTAAACAGGAAAGAAGTGGGAGTGAAATTACTACTGGTACAGCAGGTAGGAATGAGTTTCCATACCTTGCTAGTGCTGGCTTGAGCTTGCGATTTGTTGAGCTTGAGACGTAACTCTTCATAAGCGAACTCATAAAAGATGTCATCCACATCGTAAGCCAAGTCCTGGAGATCCTCCAACCATTTCTTCACGCCCTCGTTCTTGATCTGCTTCTCCTCTGCATCGTCCAACACTGCTTGGATATCGGGCAATATGGACTGCCACTGCTTGAGCTGTGGGTGGAGCTGCTTATGATCAGCAACAAAGTTGAGCGCAGAGTCGAGCAACTTGCCCCCCAACAGCTCCAGAAACACAGACAGAGCAGCCTCTCCAATGACAGACATGGTGAAATTATGAGAAGGAAGCAGAAGAGAGAAATGAAGAAGCCAAATGGAAATTCAGGAACGGGATGGAGATTGTGTATAATCAGTGAAAGTTGAAAAAATCAGAGTAGGAGGTAGTGAGCTGATAGTCTGATAAATAAAATAGAGCCCAAGTGGTTTTTTGGGCAGTGAAACGAATAAAGAAGGCGAAAAAAAGACAATGGCTGAGTCGCCCACTCACCCACATTGTTTATGAATTTTGATGCTTTTCTCTTGCTTTTCTCCATTATCCCGATTTCCAAGTAAATGAACGTTGAGTTCCATGGCAATGGCATCCAATGCCCATATTTGTACTTTAATTAACAGGCAATATAGCAAGCACATCCCAGTCTTTGTTTTTGGGAATGAAAAAAAATTCatcccatttttttttttaaatttccaaaatttcatcccattttaattctttttaaaatgtatattatttttaatttaatattttcttttattttgttggtaaaatttttattaaaatttaaatatatattttaatgtttacattataatattatatatttaatttaattttatataaattacatTCTATACATATATGATAAAGTAGAAAATGAGTTAGACTTAGGCATTTTAATTTTGGAGACCATGGCTCATTTTAAACAAGTTTAATTTTTTGTCTAAACTTATTTTTCAAACCTTATTCTTTTTATCTAAACTCTTTCATATTTTGAGCGTATTTAGAACAAGTCTATCTACAAAAGAAAAGCTTGTGAAAAGCACATAATTAGTAATTAGAAATTGTTGCACATGTAAAagtataatattatataaatttaaattttaaaataatatttcatatataaattttatattttgagaaataataatattttaaaaaagatGGATAGATTTTTTCTAATAATTAGAAATTAGTGAATGATAATGAGTAGCTTAGTTTTgaggaaaaaataaagaaagtcttaattgagaaaataatttttaagaagTTAGTTTAAGAGTAGtggaataatttaatttat
This is a stretch of genomic DNA from Gossypium arboreum isolate Shixiya-1 chromosome 11, ASM2569848v2, whole genome shotgun sequence. It encodes these proteins:
- the LOC128279225 gene encoding putative disease resistance RPP13-like protein 1 gives rise to the protein MSVIGEAALSVFLELLGGKLLDSALNFVADHKQLHPQLKQWQSILPDIQAVLDDAEEKQIKNEGVKKWLEDLQDLAYDVDDIFYEFAYEELRLKLNKSQAQASTSKRLGLLFFQAPARFINGPAPDI